In the genome of Terribacillus sp. FSL K6-0262, one region contains:
- a CDS encoding cation:dicarboxylase symporter family transporter produces the protein MKRFKIGLAYQILIGLVLGVIVGAIFYGSETAVTILQPLGDLFLRAIKMIVIPIVIASIIVGVAGTGDGKSVGRLGFKTLIYFEIVTVIALVIGLAFANVFQPGEGINRSELETTSISQYEETAETQEDRTIVDTLLEIIPTNVFQAIGEGDMLAIVFFSALFGLGVAAIGQKGQPVLNFFEGVSQTMFWVTNLVMKLAPIGVFGLIGVTVSKFGISSLIPLGKLALVTYGAMAFFILVIFAIIAKIVGINLFKMLKVLKDELLLAFSTSSGETVLPRVMYKMERMGAPKSIVSFVLPTGYTFNLDGSTMYQALASLFIAQMYGIDLSIWQQLGIMALLIVTSKGIAAVPGTSFVVLLATLSSVGLPVEGLAFIAGIDRILDMGRTVVNVVGNSLAVIVVSKWEGKFNLNEDYLNNGGSEEVKVG, from the coding sequence ATGAAGCGTTTTAAAATTGGACTAGCCTACCAGATTTTAATTGGTTTAGTGCTGGGTGTCATTGTTGGTGCAATCTTCTATGGCAGCGAAACTGCCGTTACTATTCTTCAGCCTTTAGGCGATTTATTCTTACGTGCGATTAAAATGATCGTCATCCCGATTGTCATCGCATCCATCATTGTCGGTGTTGCCGGAACAGGCGATGGTAAATCAGTTGGGAGACTTGGTTTTAAAACCCTTATCTACTTCGAGATCGTCACTGTCATTGCATTGGTTATCGGTCTTGCCTTCGCCAACGTCTTTCAGCCCGGGGAAGGTATCAACCGTTCCGAGCTGGAAACAACAAGTATTTCACAATATGAAGAAACTGCTGAGACACAAGAAGATAGAACCATCGTGGACACACTCCTCGAAATCATTCCGACGAATGTCTTCCAGGCGATCGGCGAGGGTGACATGCTTGCCATCGTATTCTTCTCCGCTCTATTCGGGCTCGGAGTAGCAGCGATCGGACAAAAAGGACAGCCTGTCCTGAACTTCTTCGAGGGTGTCAGCCAGACGATGTTCTGGGTGACGAACCTTGTCATGAAACTAGCTCCAATCGGTGTATTCGGACTTATCGGTGTAACAGTTTCAAAATTCGGTATTTCATCTTTGATCCCATTAGGCAAACTAGCACTGGTCACCTATGGTGCGATGGCGTTCTTCATCCTGGTCATCTTCGCCATCATTGCCAAGATTGTCGGCATCAATTTGTTCAAGATGCTGAAAGTACTGAAAGATGAACTATTGCTCGCTTTCTCCACTTCCAGTGGTGAAACGGTACTGCCCCGGGTAATGTATAAAATGGAGCGCATGGGTGCTCCGAAATCCATTGTTTCGTTCGTCTTGCCTACCGGTTATACATTCAACCTGGATGGATCAACGATGTACCAGGCTCTTGCTTCCCTATTCATCGCGCAGATGTATGGTATCGATCTGTCCATCTGGCAGCAGCTTGGAATCATGGCCTTGCTGATTGTTACATCCAAAGGTATCGCAGCAGTACCTGGAACAAGCTTTGTTGTATTGCTTGCGACATTGAGCTCCGTGGGATTGCCAGTTGAAGGCCTTGCTTTCATCGCCGGTATCGATCGTATCCTTGATATGGGACGTACTGTCGTAAACGTTGTAGGTAACAGCTTGGCTGTCATCGTCGTTTCCAAATGGGAAGGCAAATTCAATCTTAATGAAGACTATCTGAACAATGGCGGTTCAGAAGAAGTGAAAGTAGGCTGA
- a CDS encoding Nramp family divalent metal transporter, translating into MENENKSLAPASPTPPKTFGQKLRNVGPGFVTAATGVGTGDLIAALVAGSGFGMMLGWAIILGSIIKYFLTEGVGRWHLATGKTILQGWHSLGKWATGYFGAYAIIWGILYGAAAGSTSALMMRSMFPIMPLWAWAIIHLLAGFALIWTGKYMLFERVMLVFIGIMFVTVVGTAVILLPDIGNIIQGIVIPKMDPGSFLLVMGLIGGVGGTITMASYGYWLQEKKWKGKAWIAMMRVDNSVAYIMTAIFTLSLMVIGAEFLHSSNIQIEGEEGLITLSGMLGEEFNGIVSWMFMLGAWSAAFSSLLGVWNGVPYLFADFIRTIRKKGQADVKPVSEKDPAYRFYLFWLTFPPMLLLFFGKPVGLVLLQGALGALLMPFLAITLIWLLNSKRVEPDYRNGWITNGVLGISILLFGALMVNELINLF; encoded by the coding sequence ATGGAAAACGAAAACAAATCGTTGGCGCCCGCCAGTCCTACTCCTCCGAAAACCTTCGGCCAGAAACTCCGTAATGTCGGACCTGGCTTCGTCACCGCAGCAACGGGCGTCGGAACAGGCGATCTCATCGCCGCCCTGGTAGCCGGATCAGGATTTGGCATGATGCTCGGCTGGGCAATCATATTAGGTTCCATCATCAAATATTTCCTCACCGAGGGAGTCGGCAGATGGCATCTCGCTACTGGCAAGACCATCCTGCAAGGCTGGCATTCCTTGGGTAAATGGGCAACCGGTTATTTCGGCGCCTACGCAATCATCTGGGGCATCCTCTATGGTGCGGCAGCAGGATCCACGAGCGCATTGATGATGCGGTCGATGTTTCCGATCATGCCGCTTTGGGCATGGGCTATCATTCATCTTCTCGCAGGATTTGCCTTGATCTGGACAGGTAAATACATGCTGTTCGAGAGAGTGATGCTCGTCTTCATCGGCATCATGTTCGTCACTGTGGTAGGAACCGCAGTCATTTTGCTTCCTGATATCGGAAACATCATTCAGGGCATCGTCATACCGAAGATGGATCCCGGGAGCTTCTTGCTCGTCATGGGTCTGATAGGCGGAGTCGGGGGTACAATCACGATGGCTTCCTACGGCTACTGGCTGCAGGAGAAGAAATGGAAAGGGAAGGCTTGGATCGCGATGATGCGCGTCGATAACAGCGTCGCCTATATCATGACCGCCATCTTCACCTTATCCTTGATGGTCATCGGTGCCGAGTTCCTGCACAGCTCCAATATCCAGATCGAGGGGGAAGAAGGCTTGATCACACTGTCTGGCATGCTCGGGGAAGAGTTCAATGGAATCGTTTCCTGGATGTTCATGCTTGGTGCATGGTCGGCTGCTTTTTCTTCTCTGCTTGGCGTGTGGAATGGTGTTCCGTATTTGTTTGCAGATTTCATCCGTACCATCCGAAAAAAAGGGCAGGCAGATGTCAAACCTGTTTCCGAGAAGGATCCTGCCTATCGTTTTTATCTTTTTTGGCTTACCTTCCCGCCGATGCTTTTATTGTTTTTCGGCAAACCAGTAGGACTCGTCCTGCTTCAAGGAGCGCTGGGTGCGTTGCTCATGCCGTTCCTCGCCATAACACTCATATGGCTGCTCAACTCGAAGCGCGTCGAACCGGATTACAGGAATGGCTGGATCACAAATGGCGTTTTGGGAATCAGTATTTTGTTATTCGGTGCATTGATGGTCAACGAATTAATCAATTTATTCTGA
- a CDS encoding FadR/GntR family transcriptional regulator, with translation MKKEKVAHRIAAEILEQIVEGDIKPGQKLPTEKKLCEKYGVSRASIREALSELKAQGAVTSKQGGGTYVEQAFHGEFFHQVMVDESNLASFRYLFEMRKILEPEAAMLAAERKTEKELDEMRSALDLLKDADDAGSHKGRDADFAFHLAVMKATHNPVMIQTFANLDTVYKKALALSFEEKQDLIRNRRIIYEEHEKIFEAIQAGEAELARLQCLIHLRNVEKKLTPDS, from the coding sequence GTGAAAAAGGAGAAAGTGGCGCATCGGATTGCTGCCGAGATATTGGAACAAATCGTAGAGGGGGATATCAAACCAGGACAGAAGCTACCGACGGAGAAGAAGCTATGTGAAAAGTATGGCGTCAGCCGTGCTTCGATCCGGGAAGCGTTGAGCGAATTGAAGGCGCAGGGGGCCGTCACATCGAAACAAGGCGGCGGCACATACGTGGAGCAGGCGTTTCATGGTGAATTCTTTCACCAAGTGATGGTGGATGAATCGAACCTTGCCAGTTTCCGTTATCTTTTTGAAATGAGGAAGATCCTGGAGCCGGAAGCAGCCATGCTGGCAGCAGAGCGCAAGACGGAAAAAGAATTGGATGAGATGCGTTCGGCGCTTGATTTATTGAAGGATGCCGATGATGCTGGGTCCCATAAAGGGCGGGATGCGGATTTTGCTTTCCATCTTGCAGTCATGAAAGCGACGCATAATCCGGTCATGATCCAAACCTTTGCCAATTTGGACACGGTTTATAAGAAAGCATTGGCTTTGTCTTTTGAAGAGAAACAGGATCTTATCCGAAATAGGCGGATCATCTATGAGGAACATGAGAAAATCTTTGAAGCCATCCAAGCAGGGGAAGCAGAGCTCGCGCGTCTGCAGTGTTTGATTCATCTGCGGAATGTCGAGAAGAAGCTGACCCCTGACAGCTGA
- the lhgO gene encoding L-2-hydroxyglutarate oxidase: MYDIVIVGGGIVGLATAYAILQDASDKRIIILEKEPELALHQTGHNSGVIHSGIYYKPGSFKAAFAKQGNESMLAFCREAGIDVEQCGKVIVATKEEELKQLDQLYRRGMANGLAIEKIDARQLQQIEPYANGLAAIRVPQAGIVNYKQVCRVLAERIRSKGGIIKLGCEVVKIEERLNKAVIDTNTDPIQAGYVINCAGLHSDRIAKAAGLLTDTKIVPFRGEYYELKPQARHYVKHLIYPVPDPAFPFLGVHFTRMIGGGVEAGPNAVLGFKREAYRKTDVGLRDAADTMRFPGFWKLAGKYYRQGAAEYLRSFFKSRFVKSLQELIPDIEADDLEAAPAGVRAQALQRDGSLVDDFQLIRGKRSLHVCNAPSPAATASLVIGKSIWERAQ; encoded by the coding sequence ATGTATGACATAGTTATTGTTGGCGGCGGCATCGTTGGTTTGGCCACCGCATACGCCATTTTGCAAGACGCATCCGATAAAAGGATAATCATTCTGGAGAAAGAGCCGGAGCTGGCCTTGCATCAGACAGGTCACAACAGCGGCGTCATTCATTCCGGTATCTATTATAAACCTGGCAGCTTCAAGGCTGCATTTGCAAAGCAAGGGAACGAAAGCATGCTTGCCTTCTGCCGGGAAGCAGGCATAGACGTGGAGCAATGCGGAAAAGTGATTGTCGCAACCAAAGAAGAAGAGCTGAAGCAATTGGATCAGCTTTATCGCAGAGGGATGGCAAATGGTCTGGCAATCGAGAAAATCGATGCAAGGCAGCTGCAGCAAATCGAACCCTATGCGAACGGACTGGCTGCCATCCGTGTTCCTCAGGCCGGTATCGTCAATTATAAGCAAGTATGCCGGGTACTGGCAGAAAGGATACGATCAAAGGGCGGTATAATCAAGCTTGGGTGTGAAGTGGTAAAGATAGAGGAGAGGCTGAACAAAGCAGTCATCGATACAAACACAGATCCGATTCAAGCGGGATATGTGATTAACTGTGCCGGCCTTCATAGTGATCGAATCGCAAAGGCTGCGGGTCTGTTGACCGATACGAAGATTGTTCCGTTCCGCGGGGAGTATTATGAGCTTAAACCGCAAGCGAGACACTATGTCAAACACCTGATTTATCCGGTTCCGGATCCAGCCTTCCCTTTCCTTGGCGTCCATTTCACGCGGATGATCGGCGGGGGAGTGGAGGCAGGGCCCAATGCTGTCCTTGGCTTCAAGCGGGAAGCGTACCGGAAGACGGATGTCGGATTGAGAGATGCAGCTGACACGATGCGCTTTCCTGGATTTTGGAAGCTTGCCGGCAAATATTATCGCCAAGGAGCGGCGGAATACTTACGGTCATTCTTCAAGAGCCGATTTGTCAAAAGCCTTCAAGAGCTCATCCCGGATATCGAGGCAGATGATCTGGAAGCAGCCCCGGCAGGTGTCCGGGCACAGGCCTTGCAGCGTGATGGGAGTCTGGTGGATGATTTCCAGCTGATCCGCGGCAAACGTTCCTTGCATGTGTGCAATGCCCCATCCCCGGCAGCCACAGCTTCGCTGGTGATCGGTAAATCGATTTGGGAGCGAGCTCAGTGA
- a CDS encoding class D sortase, producing the protein MKQFAVIFVIAGLLLVGYGGFEWYASSKAQKDSLSDAKTMLHEAHAAEKLTPEEAEEEASSFEPGQGDVVGVLHVPKLDADLPIVEGTDADDLEKGVGHYKGTAYPLQNDQIVLSGHRDTVFRNMGEVKVGDTFVVEMPYGSFTYKVENTKIVDKDDLTVIVPTAPDEVLTVTTCYPFSYIGDAPERFVWTAVPVDTEKTGQP; encoded by the coding sequence ATGAAACAATTCGCTGTCATATTCGTCATTGCCGGACTTTTGCTGGTAGGTTACGGAGGTTTCGAATGGTACGCTTCTTCCAAAGCGCAGAAAGATTCCCTTTCCGATGCCAAAACGATGCTTCACGAAGCACATGCAGCAGAAAAGCTCACACCTGAGGAAGCAGAAGAGGAAGCCAGCAGCTTCGAGCCTGGACAAGGCGATGTAGTCGGTGTCCTGCATGTACCAAAGCTGGATGCTGATCTCCCGATCGTGGAAGGGACGGATGCAGATGACTTGGAAAAAGGTGTCGGTCATTATAAAGGAACCGCCTATCCACTTCAAAATGATCAGATTGTCTTATCGGGTCACCGCGATACTGTCTTTCGAAATATGGGGGAAGTGAAGGTAGGCGATACTTTCGTCGTGGAAATGCCATATGGTTCCTTCACTTATAAAGTAGAAAATACGAAAATCGTCGATAAGGACGATTTGACGGTCATTGTCCCTACCGCTCCTGATGAAGTGCTGACCGTGACGACATGCTATCCGTTCTCCTATATCGGAGATGCTCCCGAGCGCTTTGTCTGGACAGCTGTACCTGTCGATACAGAAAAAACCGGGCAGCCTTGA
- a CDS encoding VanZ family protein — protein sequence MSLKKWVYGMLPLACILIIFLFSATPYQEQDIKPMLASHVDLSPLEPFLSPIHFTYHGQEVSVQAVGIYSVVEFFIRKAAHFSVYFCLAILAFAALYKGFGLKYRMSLRISLVISILYACFDEFHQSLTPGRTPYVGDVMIDTIGACVGLLVVIIGKNLYRIYWKRS from the coding sequence ATGAGCTTGAAAAAATGGGTTTATGGTATGCTGCCATTGGCTTGTATCCTCATCATTTTCCTGTTTTCTGCCACTCCTTATCAGGAACAGGATATCAAGCCGATGCTTGCTTCCCATGTCGATTTAAGTCCGCTTGAACCGTTCCTATCACCGATACACTTTACCTATCATGGGCAGGAAGTCAGTGTCCAGGCAGTAGGAATTTATTCCGTTGTGGAATTTTTCATAAGGAAAGCAGCCCATTTCAGTGTTTATTTCTGTCTGGCGATTCTCGCATTCGCGGCGCTTTATAAAGGATTCGGTCTGAAATATCGCATGTCGCTGCGGATTTCCTTGGTGATTTCGATCCTATACGCGTGTTTTGATGAATTCCATCAAAGCCTTACTCCTGGCAGGACTCCTTATGTGGGTGATGTCATGATCGATACAATCGGGGCATGTGTGGGACTATTAGTGGTGATTATCGGCAAAAATCTATACCGCATTTATTGGAAACGATCATAG
- a CDS encoding GntR family transcriptional regulator — MIDKNSPIPLYYQLEQAIREHIETGTLTPGEMLPPERHYTESLGISRMTVRHAMQALIEDGLLERRRNKGLFVKEQPFHQSLAKLTSFREDMLARGLTPSNKILEWKEINLSSLAADKLQKEIGTKAIRIKRLRLADEEPIAVETITSPLEMTKHLTETKLKESFYKYLEEDMQLTLHRAEQEIEALLADEETASLLNISPGDAVLRIHRLSYLKDERPFEYVTSTYRADKYTFTSSFYR, encoded by the coding sequence ATGATCGACAAAAACTCGCCGATTCCGCTTTATTACCAGCTGGAGCAGGCGATCCGCGAACACATCGAGACAGGCACTTTAACACCCGGCGAAATGCTGCCGCCCGAACGGCATTATACCGAGTCATTGGGCATCAGCCGAATGACAGTAAGACATGCCATGCAGGCCCTGATTGAGGATGGCCTGCTGGAAAGAAGACGGAATAAAGGTCTTTTTGTGAAAGAGCAGCCATTTCACCAATCCTTGGCGAAATTGACAAGCTTCCGCGAGGATATGCTGGCGCGCGGTCTCACACCATCGAACAAGATATTGGAATGGAAAGAAATCAATTTGAGCAGTTTGGCTGCCGATAAGCTGCAAAAGGAAATCGGCACGAAAGCTATCCGGATCAAACGGCTGCGTTTGGCGGATGAAGAGCCGATTGCAGTGGAGACGATCACTTCCCCGCTGGAAATGACCAAGCACTTGACGGAGACTAAATTAAAGGAGAGCTTCTATAAATATTTGGAAGAGGACATGCAGCTCACGCTCCATCGCGCGGAACAGGAAATAGAAGCTTTATTGGCTGATGAAGAAACAGCCAGCTTACTGAACATATCGCCAGGTGATGCAGTTTTGCGGATTCATCGCTTGTCCTATCTGAAGGATGAACGTCCGTTCGAATATGTAACAAGCACGTATAGAGCAGATAAATACACGTTCACAAGCAGTTTTTACCGCTAA
- the nagA gene encoding N-acetylglucosamine-6-phosphate deacetylase, which translates to MGEVLLRNVRICLPEKMMTGHIGIANGKIAEIGEGEPSRQYMKEVDGKNHYALPGFIDGHIHGAAGADTMDATQESLHTIAAWLPNEGTTAFLATTITQGQGAIEAALEQVDLFSAQTGEAELIGVHLEGPFVNPKKAGAQPLSHIQKPDVELFRKWRQLSGGNIRVVTLAPECDEDYRLTELLASERIVASAGHTDASFEQMKEAARHGIGQLTHLCNQMNGIHHRDVGAVGAGFLLSTLSSELIADGIHVAPEMLRLIYQNVGPERLILITDSLRGKGLEDGTYDLGGQAVTVKEGKALLPDGTLAGSMLQMKDAVCNMAAFADASVLDIAKMTAENPAKQYKIYDRKGSLTKGKDADIVLLDDQLTLQATYCRGNLAYQKEE; encoded by the coding sequence ATGGGAGAAGTTTTGCTTCGCAATGTCCGGATCTGCCTGCCGGAAAAGATGATGACTGGTCATATCGGCATAGCGAATGGGAAAATAGCCGAAATAGGGGAAGGGGAACCATCCCGGCAGTATATGAAAGAAGTGGATGGGAAAAATCATTATGCGCTACCGGGGTTTATCGATGGGCATATCCATGGTGCTGCTGGTGCAGATACGATGGATGCGACACAGGAAAGCCTGCATACAATCGCTGCTTGGCTGCCGAATGAAGGAACAACCGCTTTCCTGGCGACAACGATCACACAGGGTCAGGGCGCGATTGAAGCGGCTTTGGAGCAAGTTGACTTGTTTTCGGCTCAAACAGGCGAAGCTGAACTTATCGGTGTCCACCTGGAAGGTCCTTTCGTCAATCCGAAAAAAGCCGGAGCGCAGCCGCTGTCGCATATTCAAAAGCCTGATGTCGAGCTTTTCCGGAAATGGAGGCAGTTATCGGGCGGCAATATCAGGGTGGTGACCCTGGCTCCGGAATGTGATGAAGACTACCGATTGACGGAGCTGCTTGCTTCGGAACGAATCGTGGCATCGGCCGGTCATACAGATGCGTCCTTTGAACAGATGAAGGAGGCTGCAAGACATGGCATCGGGCAGCTGACCCATTTATGCAATCAGATGAATGGCATACACCATCGAGACGTGGGTGCTGTCGGAGCCGGGTTCTTGTTATCCACGCTTTCATCTGAGCTGATAGCGGATGGCATCCATGTCGCACCCGAAATGCTTCGGTTGATTTATCAAAACGTTGGTCCGGAACGGCTGATTCTCATTACGGATTCCTTACGCGGAAAAGGGTTGGAAGATGGTACGTATGATCTGGGCGGCCAAGCTGTGACGGTCAAGGAAGGCAAGGCTCTGCTTCCTGATGGGACGCTGGCCGGCAGTATGCTTCAGATGAAAGATGCTGTATGCAACATGGCTGCATTTGCAGATGCATCTGTTTTGGATATCGCCAAAATGACGGCCGAGAATCCCGCCAAACAGTATAAGATATATGATCGGAAAGGATCACTGACAAAAGGGAAGGATGCAGATATCGTCCTGCTTGATGACCAGCTGACATTGCAAGCTACTTATTGCAGGGGAAATCTTGCTTACCAGAAGGAGGAATGA
- the nagB gene encoding glucosamine-6-phosphate deaminase: MTMEKAKDYTELSEMAAERIITKLSAKPDAVLGLATGSTPEGMYDALIKAYKQKRISFAEATTFNLDEYVNLDPKDENSYAYYMDQHLFQHIDLSPGNAHLPNGKSADLDAACSAYERLIERAGGIDLQVIGIGLNGHIGFNEPYTPFERRTHVVELDETTRKANARFFPDLDAVPTHAITMGIRNIMESKELLLLVSGEQKAAVLERLVYGDKTEAFPASIIKDHPNVTIIADQGALSGLKAADHRTGD, from the coding sequence CTGACAATGGAAAAAGCAAAGGATTACACCGAGCTCAGTGAAATGGCAGCCGAGCGCATCATCACCAAGCTCTCCGCCAAGCCTGATGCTGTACTTGGACTTGCGACCGGATCCACTCCGGAAGGCATGTATGACGCGCTTATCAAAGCTTATAAACAAAAACGCATCTCTTTTGCCGAAGCTACCACCTTTAATTTGGATGAATATGTGAATCTAGATCCAAAGGATGAAAACAGCTATGCTTATTATATGGATCAGCATCTATTCCAGCATATCGATTTATCTCCTGGGAATGCGCATCTTCCGAATGGCAAATCGGCTGATTTGGATGCCGCATGCTCTGCTTATGAGCGGCTGATAGAGAGAGCGGGCGGGATTGACCTGCAAGTGATCGGTATCGGGCTGAATGGACATATTGGTTTCAATGAACCATATACGCCATTCGAGCGCCGGACGCATGTAGTGGAACTGGATGAAACGACCAGGAAAGCGAATGCCCGTTTCTTTCCGGATTTGGATGCTGTCCCGACACATGCCATCACGATGGGGATCCGGAACATCATGGAAAGCAAGGAACTGCTTCTGCTTGTATCCGGCGAACAAAAAGCGGCTGTATTGGAACGTCTGGTATATGGGGATAAAACAGAAGCATTCCCTGCCTCCATCATCAAGGATCACCCGAATGTGACCATCATTGCCGATCAAGGTGCATTAAGCGGTTTGAAGGCAGCGGATCATCGAACTGGAGATTGA
- a CDS encoding YigZ family protein: protein MLTTYFTVKTEGSHEIVIQKSRFIGHVKRVETEEEAIAFIQKIKKEHKDATHNCSAYMIGEHDLIQKASDDGEPSGTAGVPILEVLKKKGLKDTAVVVTRYFGGIKLGAGGLIRAYSGSASQSIDEIGVVKRQLMQLAEIHIDYTLLGKVENELRQSAYTLRTIDYADHVVLHVAMESGKEEEFRTYVTDMTNAQAEITFGGQEYIEEDV from the coding sequence ATGCTTACAACTTATTTTACCGTAAAAACGGAAGGTTCACACGAAATTGTCATTCAGAAATCCCGTTTTATCGGTCATGTGAAACGCGTCGAAACGGAGGAAGAAGCAATCGCCTTCATCCAGAAAATCAAGAAAGAGCATAAAGACGCCACCCACAATTGCTCCGCCTATATGATCGGTGAACATGACTTGATCCAAAAGGCAAGTGATGATGGAGAACCTAGCGGAACTGCCGGAGTGCCAATCCTGGAAGTGCTGAAAAAAAAGGGCTTAAAGGATACGGCTGTTGTCGTTACTAGGTATTTCGGCGGCATCAAGCTCGGTGCAGGCGGCCTGATTCGCGCGTATTCCGGATCAGCCTCTCAGTCGATCGATGAAATCGGTGTCGTAAAACGACAGCTGATGCAGCTGGCGGAAATCCATATCGATTATACATTGCTCGGAAAAGTCGAAAATGAACTGCGACAATCCGCCTATACACTGCGTACGATTGATTATGCTGATCATGTCGTGCTCCATGTGGCCATGGAATCGGGAAAAGAAGAAGAATTCCGGACCTATGTGACGGATATGACCAATGCACAAGCTGAAATCACCTTTGGCGGTCAAGAATATATAGAAGAAGATGTGTAA
- a CDS encoding sensor histidine kinase, translating into MGRKIEDKALDRIINEMVEAVENSKDEIFYIGEESRMEYEQLLTDLQLTKEKVADMIKEGDQLEQKVRYSKMRLSDVSRDFDRYSEEEIREVYEQTHKLQIELRMSREKEKLLRERRDEIQRRLQGLELKMKRAEGLVGKISVVLNYLNDDFKQVSQLIHDAKEKQEFGLKIIEAQEEERRRLSREMHDGPAQMLANILLRSELVDRTFRERSTEEALLEIQNMRKMVRSSLYEVRRIIYDLRPMALDDLGLLPTIKKYLANIEEFNNIHIDFTALKAEKRLDPKYEVALFRLTQEAVQNAVKHAEPTSIKVRLEVMQELVVISIVDDGKGFDVTVKKENSFGIIGMRERVEMLDGSISFHSEIGKGTRVLIKVPLTEG; encoded by the coding sequence ATGGGCAGGAAAATCGAAGACAAAGCGCTCGACCGGATCATCAACGAGATGGTGGAAGCTGTCGAGAACAGCAAGGATGAGATTTTTTACATAGGGGAAGAGTCGCGGATGGAATACGAGCAGCTCCTTACCGACCTGCAGCTCACGAAGGAGAAAGTGGCTGATATGATCAAGGAGGGCGATCAGCTTGAACAGAAAGTCCGTTATTCCAAGATGCGCTTGTCCGATGTAAGCCGTGATTTCGATCGCTATTCAGAAGAAGAGATCAGGGAAGTGTACGAGCAAACGCATAAGCTGCAGATCGAGCTTCGTATGTCCCGTGAAAAGGAGAAGCTTCTGCGGGAACGCCGTGATGAGATCCAGCGTCGTTTGCAAGGATTGGAACTCAAGATGAAGCGTGCGGAAGGTCTTGTCGGGAAAATCAGTGTTGTCCTGAATTATTTGAATGATGATTTCAAACAAGTTTCCCAGCTGATTCATGATGCCAAAGAAAAACAGGAATTCGGCTTGAAAATCATCGAAGCGCAAGAGGAAGAACGACGCAGGCTCTCCAGGGAGATGCATGATGGTCCAGCTCAAATGCTGGCGAATATCCTGCTGAGATCCGAATTGGTCGATCGCACTTTCCGCGAAAGAAGCACGGAGGAAGCGCTGCTGGAAATCCAAAATATGCGCAAGATGGTCCGCAGCTCGCTGTATGAAGTTCGCCGCATCATCTACGATCTTCGTCCGATGGCCTTGGATGATCTGGGCTTGCTGCCTACCATCAAGAAGTACTTGGCCAATATCGAGGAATTCAATAATATCCATATCGACTTTACGGCACTGAAAGCCGAAAAGCGGCTGGATCCCAAATATGAAGTGGCATTATTCCGCCTTACCCAGGAAGCGGTCCAGAATGCAGTCAAGCATGCAGAACCGACCTCGATAAAGGTCCGCCTGGAAGTGATGCAGGAGTTGGTGGTGATCAGCATTGTCGACGATGGCAAGGGCTTCGACGTCACAGTGAAAAAAGAAAATTCCTTTGGGATCATTGGAATGCGGGAACGTGTCGAGATGCTGGATGGATCCATTTCTTTCCATTCCGAAATCGGGAAAGGCACCCGGGTCCTGATCAAGGTACCGCTTACAGAAGGATAA
- a CDS encoding response regulator transcription factor, producing MSTGILLIDDHKLFREGVKRILEFEPAFQVVAEGDDGSEALDLVEKYNPDVVLMDINMPTTNGVQATADLIKHRPDINVIILSIHDDENYVTHALKTGAQGYLLKEMDADSLIDAIKVVSEGGSYLHPKVTHNLVKEYRRLAEESNSSISSKIGEHRRPLHLLTRRECEVLQLLADGKSNRGVAEALYISEKTVKNHVSNILQKMNVNDRTQAVVTAIRNGWVEVL from the coding sequence ATGAGTACTGGAATATTATTGATTGACGACCATAAGCTTTTTCGAGAGGGCGTCAAACGCATCCTGGAATTCGAACCTGCTTTCCAGGTTGTAGCGGAAGGCGATGATGGATCGGAAGCACTTGATCTGGTTGAAAAGTATAATCCCGATGTCGTGCTTATGGACATCAATATGCCGACCACGAACGGTGTACAAGCAACAGCGGACTTAATCAAGCATCGTCCCGATATCAACGTCATCATCCTCTCCATCCATGATGATGAGAACTACGTGACACATGCTTTGAAAACAGGTGCCCAAGGCTACTTGCTGAAAGAAATGGATGCAGATTCTTTGATCGATGCCATCAAGGTTGTCAGTGAAGGCGGATCTTATCTGCATCCGAAAGTCACGCACAATCTTGTGAAGGAATACCGTCGCCTTGCAGAGGAAAGCAACTCCTCCATTTCCAGCAAAATCGGTGAGCACCGCCGTCCATTGCACTTGCTTACACGCCGGGAATGTGAAGTGCTGCAGCTGCTTGCCGATGGCAAGAGCAACCGCGGTGTGGCAGAGGCACTGTATATCAGTGAAAAGACAGTCAAAAACCATGTCAGCAATATTTTACAGAAAATGAATGTAAACGACCGTACACAAGCAGTCGTGACAGCAATCCGCAACGGCTGGGTCGAAGTATTATAA